The Corynebacterium qintianiae genome has a window encoding:
- the clpB gene encoding ATP-dependent chaperone ClpB, whose protein sequence is MASFNPTTKTQEAIQQALQKASANGNPDIRPAHLLEAILTQEDGIAAPVLQATGVDPATVAREAGEIVAGYPKAEGQNMANPNFNRDALNAINTAQELAGELGDEYVSTEVLLAAIARGGDEAAELLKKRGATFDVLKGAFPSVRGNKKVTTESPEDQFQALEKYSTDLTKRAREGKIDPVIGRDSEIRRVVQVLSRRTKNNPVLIGEPGVGKTAIVEGLARRIVAGDVPESLKGKTLISLDLSSMVAGAKFRGEFEERLKAVLEEITSSNGEIITFIDELHTIVGAGASGEGAMDAGNMIKPMLARGELRLVGATTLDEYRKYIEKDAALERRFQQVHVGEPTVEDTIGILRGLKERYEVHHGVRIQDSALVAAAELSNRYITNRFLPDKAIDLVDEAGSRLRMEIDSSPQEIDELERVVRRLEIEEIALAKESDAASQERLGALRQELADQRETLGEMKARWANEKNEIDRVQSAKEELERLRNESEIAERDGDYAKVSELRYGRIPELEQEVAEAEGQASDSSRTMLTEEVTPDVIAEVVASWTGIPAGKMMQGETEKLLNMESVLGERVVGQRDAVVAVSDAVRRSRAGVADPNRPIGSFLFLGPTGVGKTELAKALAEFLFDDETAMVRIDMSEYGEKHSVARLVGAPPGYVGYDAGGQLTEAVRRRPYSLVLFDEVEKAHQDVFDVLLQVLDEGRLTDGQGRTVDFRNTVIILTSNLGAGGDREQIMEAVKHHFKPEFINRLDDVVVFEPLSSEQLVGIVDIQLEQLAERLASRRLTLTVSDAAKAWLAERGYDPAYGARPLRRLIQQAIGDRLAKELLAGYIRDGDTVAVDVAEGGESLSVDSAE, encoded by the coding sequence ATGGCATCGTTCAACCCCACCACCAAGACCCAAGAGGCCATTCAGCAGGCGCTGCAGAAGGCGTCGGCGAACGGCAACCCGGATATCCGCCCGGCTCACCTGCTCGAGGCGATTCTCACCCAGGAAGACGGCATCGCCGCCCCGGTCCTGCAGGCCACGGGTGTGGACCCGGCAACGGTTGCGCGCGAGGCCGGTGAGATAGTCGCAGGTTACCCGAAGGCGGAGGGCCAAAATATGGCCAACCCGAATTTCAACCGCGACGCACTTAACGCGATTAACACGGCCCAAGAGCTAGCGGGGGAGCTTGGCGACGAATACGTCTCCACCGAAGTACTCCTCGCCGCCATCGCCCGCGGAGGCGACGAAGCCGCGGAGCTGCTGAAGAAGCGCGGCGCCACCTTTGACGTGCTCAAGGGCGCTTTCCCGTCCGTGCGCGGCAACAAGAAGGTCACCACAGAGTCCCCCGAGGACCAGTTCCAGGCGCTGGAGAAGTACTCCACCGACCTGACCAAGCGCGCCCGCGAGGGCAAGATCGACCCGGTCATCGGACGTGACTCAGAAATCCGCCGCGTGGTTCAGGTCTTGAGCCGCCGCACCAAGAACAACCCGGTGCTCATCGGTGAGCCCGGTGTGGGCAAGACCGCGATCGTTGAGGGCCTCGCGAGGCGGATCGTCGCCGGCGACGTGCCGGAGTCCCTGAAGGGCAAGACCCTGATCTCCCTCGATCTGAGCTCCATGGTTGCGGGCGCGAAGTTCCGCGGTGAGTTCGAGGAGCGTCTTAAGGCGGTGCTGGAGGAGATCACGTCGTCCAACGGCGAGATCATCACTTTCATCGACGAGCTGCACACCATCGTCGGCGCCGGCGCGTCGGGCGAGGGCGCGATGGACGCGGGCAACATGATTAAGCCGATGCTGGCCCGTGGTGAGCTGCGTCTTGTCGGCGCGACCACGCTGGATGAGTACCGCAAGTACATCGAGAAGGACGCCGCGCTGGAGCGCCGTTTCCAGCAGGTCCACGTGGGCGAGCCGACGGTGGAGGACACCATCGGCATCCTGCGCGGCCTGAAGGAGCGCTACGAGGTGCACCACGGTGTGCGCATCCAGGATTCGGCTTTGGTCGCCGCTGCTGAGCTGTCCAACCGGTACATCACGAACCGCTTCCTTCCGGACAAAGCCATCGACCTCGTTGACGAGGCAGGCTCGCGCCTGCGCATGGAGATCGACTCCTCGCCGCAGGAGATCGACGAGCTCGAACGCGTCGTGCGCCGCCTGGAGATCGAGGAAATCGCCCTAGCGAAGGAGTCCGACGCCGCGTCCCAGGAGCGCCTCGGTGCTCTGCGCCAGGAGCTGGCGGACCAGCGCGAGACCCTCGGCGAGATGAAGGCGCGCTGGGCGAACGAGAAGAACGAGATCGACCGCGTCCAGTCGGCGAAGGAGGAGCTCGAGCGCCTGCGCAACGAGTCCGAAATCGCGGAGCGCGACGGCGACTACGCCAAGGTTTCCGAGCTGCGCTACGGACGGATTCCGGAGCTGGAGCAGGAGGTCGCAGAGGCTGAGGGCCAAGCCAGCGATTCGAGCCGGACCATGCTCACCGAGGAGGTCACGCCGGACGTGATTGCGGAGGTGGTGGCCAGCTGGACGGGCATCCCGGCGGGGAAGATGATGCAGGGTGAGACGGAGAAACTGCTCAACATGGAGTCGGTCCTGGGCGAGCGCGTCGTCGGCCAGCGCGACGCCGTCGTGGCCGTCTCCGACGCGGTGCGGCGCTCCCGGGCGGGGGTGGCCGACCCGAACCGTCCGATCGGTTCCTTCCTCTTCCTCGGTCCGACGGGCGTGGGCAAGACGGAGCTGGCGAAGGCACTGGCGGAGTTCCTCTTCGACGACGAGACGGCGATGGTGCGCATCGACATGTCCGAGTACGGCGAGAAGCATTCCGTCGCCCGTCTCGTCGGTGCTCCTCCGGGATACGTCGGATACGACGCCGGCGGCCAGCTCACCGAGGCGGTGCGCCGCCGCCCCTACTCGCTCGTGCTTTTCGACGAGGTGGAGAAGGCGCACCAGGACGTCTTCGACGTGCTGCTGCAGGTCCTCGACGAGGGCCGCCTGACCGACGGCCAGGGCCGCACGGTCGATTTCCGCAACACGGTGATCATCCTGACGTCCAACCTGGGCGCGGGTGGCGACCGGGAGCAGATCATGGAGGCGGTGAAGCACCACTTCAAGCCGGAGTTCATCAACCGCCTCGACGACGTCGTGGTGTTCGAGCCGCTGTCCTCCGAGCAGCTCGTGGGCATCGTGGATATCCAGCTCGAGCAGCTGGCCGAGCGCCTCGCTTCTCGACGCCTCACCCTGACCGTCTCCGATGCCGCGAAGGCGTGGCTGGCGGAGCGCGGTTACGACCCCGCATACGGCGCGCGCCCGCTGCGCCGCCTGATCCAGCAGGCCATCGGCGACCGCTTGGCCAAGGAACTGCTGGCGGGTTACATCCGCGACGGTGACACCGTGGCCGTGGATGTGGCCGAGGGCGGGGAGTCGCTCAGCGTCGATTCCGCGGAGTAG
- a CDS encoding DUF4265 domain-containing protein, giving the protein MAGPRRAQRVRLPLMQPTTTIITRVAVPGVENEQLAAHQLGTHTFVVASVPFVDTTLALGDIVECVQVNRCYHVDRVIVRGGSSTVRILPTHEYSNDDIAETLLALGCRVELGPGGMLAASIGPDAPRDGIMEWLDGLEAEGVIEQAPGYTA; this is encoded by the coding sequence GTGGCTGGCCCCCGCCGCGCGCAACGGGTTAGACTTCCACTCATGCAGCCGACGACGACGATCATCACCCGTGTGGCCGTTCCTGGAGTGGAGAATGAGCAACTGGCTGCCCACCAACTGGGGACGCACACGTTCGTCGTGGCCAGCGTCCCGTTCGTGGACACCACGCTGGCGCTCGGCGATATCGTGGAATGTGTGCAGGTCAACCGGTGTTATCACGTCGACCGCGTGATCGTGCGCGGCGGGTCGTCCACTGTGCGGATTCTGCCCACGCACGAGTACTCCAATGACGACATCGCCGAGACGTTGTTGGCGCTCGGGTGCCGCGTGGAGCTGGGCCCGGGCGGGATGCTTGCTGCCAGTATCGGCCCTGATGCCCCTCGCGACGGCATTATGGAGTGGCTCGACGGTTTGGAGGCCGAGGGCGTGATTGAGCAGGCGCCGGGCTACACTGCGTAG